A single window of Treponema denticola ATCC 35405 DNA harbors:
- a CDS encoding DUF4097 family beta strand repeat-containing protein, which produces MKKIGKTILIILLGLMLVGIGYSLGGRFFYRSRRRIRERNFIDRTYNKIMSAAESMEDGIEDMENNLESWGDDMNEYFGDEYEKAETISLDGIKNFFLKAEVGEVKIEISDRADEASYKIQRINPKYFDVEKKGDTISFEDNTPSKFFKNLGFNFKNNSPKIYISLPRNIVFNNFEIKSGVGELDIHDINVEKFNLSAGVGEVNIYDAKISKDAEIKAGVGEVNFKDSTVTNMDIKSGVGSFSFSGTALGKTSVKGGIGEVDLKINGSEKDYDFDVSAGLGEVIINGKKSKTFLADRQKSGSIAQNSITVKGGIGSISIRFKN; this is translated from the coding sequence ATGAAAAAAATAGGAAAGACAATTTTAATTATTCTTTTGGGACTTATGCTTGTCGGCATAGGTTATAGTTTAGGCGGAAGATTTTTTTATAGATCTAGACGTAGAATTCGTGAACGGAATTTTATTGACAGAACGTATAATAAAATTATGTCGGCGGCCGAGAGTATGGAAGACGGCATAGAAGATATGGAAAACAACCTAGAATCTTGGGGGGATGATATGAACGAGTATTTTGGAGATGAGTACGAAAAGGCTGAAACAATCAGCTTGGATGGAATTAAGAATTTTTTTCTTAAGGCAGAAGTCGGAGAGGTAAAAATAGAAATAAGCGATCGTGCTGATGAAGCCTCATATAAAATTCAACGGATTAATCCTAAGTATTTTGATGTAGAAAAAAAAGGAGACACAATCAGTTTTGAAGACAACACTCCTTCAAAGTTTTTTAAGAATCTGGGCTTTAATTTTAAAAATAATTCACCTAAAATATATATCAGCCTGCCGCGGAATATCGTATTTAATAATTTTGAAATAAAGAGCGGAGTCGGAGAACTCGATATTCACGATATCAATGTAGAAAAATTTAATCTTTCAGCAGGAGTCGGAGAAGTAAATATTTATGATGCAAAGATTTCGAAGGATGCCGAAATCAAAGCCGGAGTCGGCGAAGTAAACTTTAAGGATTCTACAGTAACCAATATGGATATAAAATCCGGTGTCGGCTCATTTAGCTTTTCGGGTACGGCCCTGGGTAAGACCTCAGTCAAGGGAGGAATAGGCGAAGTGGATCTTAAAATAAATGGTTCCGAAAAAGATTATGATTTTGATGTAAGTGCAGGTTTAGGAGAGGTCATAATAAATGGTAAAAAATCAAAAACCTTTTTAGCCGATAGGCAAAAAAGCGGTTCAATCGCCCAAAACTCAATTACCGTCAAAGGCGGGATAGGTTCGATAAGTATCAGATTTAAGAATTAA
- the ruvA gene encoding Holliday junction branch migration protein RuvA, translating into MFNSISGILSGKTTDSVYVENSGIEWEIFVSALALDALGTVGKEVKVYTWLYHREDQMRLFGFPNQAERSLFLDLTKVEGVGPRQALKIMSGLNSSSLEKALEEGDLDTLQKAPGVGKKTAQKMILALKGKLTNLNEVSSKGQASVSCEYEDIVTALTEMGFERKSVIVQVEKIAEEMKAAGSDPLKNEEELFRRSIVALS; encoded by the coding sequence ATGTTTAACAGCATTTCAGGAATTTTAAGCGGAAAAACAACCGATTCCGTCTATGTTGAAAATTCAGGTATTGAGTGGGAAATCTTTGTTTCGGCCTTGGCCCTCGATGCCTTAGGCACTGTCGGAAAAGAGGTAAAGGTTTATACATGGCTTTATCACAGGGAAGACCAGATGAGGCTTTTCGGCTTTCCCAATCAGGCAGAACGCTCCTTGTTTTTGGATCTTACAAAGGTTGAGGGGGTAGGGCCCCGTCAAGCCTTAAAGATAATGTCGGGGCTTAATTCATCTTCCCTTGAAAAAGCCTTGGAGGAAGGCGACCTTGACACCCTTCAAAAGGCTCCCGGAGTAGGCAAAAAGACTGCCCAAAAAATGATTCTTGCCTTAAAAGGAAAACTTACCAATCTAAACGAAGTTTCCTCAAAGGGGCAGGCTTCCGTTTCTTGCGAATATGAAGACATAGTTACGGCCTTAACCGAAATGGGCTTTGAAAGAAAATCCGTAATCGTTCAAGTCGAAAAAATAGCCGAAGAAATGAAGGCCGCAGGTTCCGATCCTCTTAAAAACGAAGAAGAACTTTTTAGACGCTCAATCGTCGCTTTGAGTTGA
- the ruvC gene encoding crossover junction endodeoxyribonuclease RuvC yields MGILKAASSKKNLRPCVIGIDPGLANTGYGIISFSNNRFECIEYGSISTEPHLLQGERLLKIFDKVSELIEKYRPKEAGIETLYFAKNATSAMSVSEARGVVLLALAQGGVRVGEYAPNSIKKAVTGIAQAEKRQVQEAVKLILGLKEIPRPDHAADALAAAITKINLGDVGEVRAYV; encoded by the coding sequence ATGGGTATTTTAAAAGCAGCTTCAAGCAAAAAAAATCTCCGCCCCTGTGTTATAGGGATTGATCCGGGTTTGGCAAATACGGGATATGGAATTATAAGTTTTTCAAATAACCGCTTTGAGTGTATAGAATACGGCTCAATAAGTACCGAGCCTCATTTACTCCAAGGGGAAAGGCTTTTAAAAATTTTCGATAAGGTTTCGGAACTTATTGAAAAATACAGGCCTAAGGAGGCCGGAATAGAAACCTTATATTTTGCAAAAAATGCGACGAGTGCAATGTCCGTTTCGGAAGCCCGCGGCGTGGTTCTTTTGGCTCTGGCTCAAGGGGGGGTAAGGGTAGGAGAGTATGCTCCCAATTCCATTAAAAAAGCTGTAACGGGTATTGCTCAAGCTGAAAAAAGGCAGGTACAGGAAGCCGTAAAATTGATTTTAGGTTTAAAGGAAATTCCTAGGCCTGACCATGCGGCCGATGCCTTGGCTGCTGCCATTACAAAAATAAATTTAGGAGATGTAGGGGAGGTACGGGCTTATGTTTAA
- a CDS encoding insulinase family protein, translating into MSTLIHGFEIISKNPLPEFNAVGIYARHKKTGLELYHILNDDDENLFSYNFMTSSPNSTGVAHIIEHTVLCGSKNYPLKDPFMVLAKQSVNTFLNAMTYPDKTVYPASSLVEADYFNLMSVYGDAVFFPNLDEWAFKQEGHRFELDENGKMSVQGVVLNEMRANYSDFDGVMYDWAAASICQGSIYAKDSGGSPLEIPDLTYEEYKAFHKKYYHPVNCRIFLMGNIPTEKQMKFLEEKFLSKFEAAEKPPFVPPIEHYAEPRFFSVPAPAGGPAPAGDTASAEEMTKDSVMLNWLLPETSDTEKLMQAYLIGEVLIGHSGAYLNKVLLESGIGEDLYPYNGIGKSLRNITLTIGIKGIKKETHEDFKKLVFSALEELVKKGIDPKEIETAVHSIDFSNREIRRNYGPFGINLMERAMAGWTYGVSPEKTLQYTPVFEKVKKDLASDKRYIEKLIEKYLLKNKHHALVRVYPDADFCKRLDESLEKRAENFNASLTDEDRKAMLKEQEKMNEFKQKSDSPEMLALIPHLSKKDLPPLPPSIDEEIAFIGKVPIVMHEQPTNGIGYFQLAFPVDGLSEEDYKYLPLLSSCLTGMGTENLLWSEVSSKLANLLGGFSASAGVFTANKNLSLCKNADKIRLSDIAGRDWLFISGKILGELIPEAVCFVLQFLNEISFDDKKRLNDLVTQRKNDFESLLALDGNSLALLRASAPLSEKNARREMLSGLSQLKFLRELYLKVKEDNSKKADSENADLELNKLSNKLSAVYKSIIKSGLIIEVTGTKENLAALKTAFEKNLKGFKAPDKTDKIVFENPFKFRPSEKKRLELIPASLQVGFAVSVFKAAAFGSKKQASQLILCKWLSSGPMWEKIRSIGGAYGAFTVPMSLEEILAFVSYRDPNPINSLSEFLNSIDETFTQDFSEEMIEKLITGRYSKEIIPMTPAGRGAAAFRDLLSGISYSEKKEIVEKMLETTAEDLRNCAKKLSVQRDSLSSVVLASDSALAQKETIKELYPDPLLSERV; encoded by the coding sequence ATGAGCACTCTTATTCACGGCTTTGAAATTATAAGCAAAAATCCCTTACCCGAATTTAATGCTGTAGGCATTTATGCAAGGCATAAAAAGACGGGACTTGAACTTTATCATATTTTAAACGATGACGATGAAAATCTTTTTTCATATAATTTTATGACGAGCTCTCCCAATTCGACGGGGGTAGCTCATATTATCGAGCACACGGTTTTATGCGGCTCTAAAAACTATCCGCTTAAAGACCCCTTTATGGTTTTGGCAAAGCAGAGCGTTAATACCTTTTTAAATGCCATGACCTATCCCGATAAGACAGTCTATCCCGCAAGCTCCTTGGTTGAGGCCGATTATTTTAACCTAATGTCGGTTTACGGGGATGCTGTCTTCTTTCCCAATCTTGACGAATGGGCTTTTAAGCAGGAAGGACACCGCTTTGAGCTGGACGAAAACGGAAAGATGAGCGTTCAGGGAGTTGTCTTAAACGAGATGCGGGCTAATTATTCCGACTTTGACGGGGTAATGTATGATTGGGCAGCAGCTTCTATTTGTCAGGGAAGTATCTATGCTAAGGATTCGGGCGGCTCTCCATTGGAGATTCCCGATTTAACTTATGAAGAATATAAGGCCTTTCACAAAAAATACTATCATCCCGTAAACTGCCGAATTTTTTTAATGGGAAATATTCCGACCGAAAAGCAGATGAAATTTTTAGAAGAAAAATTCCTTTCTAAATTTGAAGCTGCCGAAAAGCCTCCCTTTGTGCCGCCGATTGAGCACTATGCCGAGCCCCGCTTCTTTTCGGTACCAGCCCCCGCCGGCGGCCCTGCTCCGGCAGGTGATACTGCTTCCGCCGAAGAGATGACTAAAGATTCCGTAATGCTTAACTGGCTTCTCCCCGAAACTTCGGATACCGAAAAACTTATGCAGGCCTATCTTATAGGAGAGGTTTTAATCGGGCACAGCGGAGCATACTTAAATAAGGTTTTATTGGAATCGGGAATAGGGGAAGACCTTTATCCCTATAACGGAATAGGAAAAAGCCTTAGAAACATCACCCTCACAATAGGAATAAAGGGTATTAAAAAGGAAACGCATGAGGATTTTAAAAAGCTGGTCTTTAGTGCTCTTGAAGAGCTTGTAAAAAAAGGAATCGACCCTAAAGAAATTGAAACGGCCGTTCATTCTATAGATTTTAGCAACAGAGAAATAAGAAGAAACTACGGGCCTTTCGGCATTAACCTGATGGAGCGTGCTATGGCAGGCTGGACATACGGGGTAAGTCCCGAAAAAACTCTTCAATACACTCCTGTTTTTGAAAAGGTAAAAAAAGACCTTGCCTCCGATAAAAGGTATATCGAAAAACTGATTGAAAAGTATTTACTAAAGAATAAACATCATGCCCTTGTAAGAGTTTACCCCGATGCGGATTTTTGTAAACGCTTGGACGAAAGTCTGGAAAAAAGGGCTGAAAATTTTAATGCAAGTTTAACGGATGAGGATCGCAAGGCCATGCTCAAAGAGCAGGAGAAGATGAACGAGTTTAAACAAAAAAGCGATTCCCCTGAAATGCTCGCCCTTATTCCCCATCTTTCAAAGAAAGACCTGCCTCCTCTTCCGCCTTCGATAGATGAAGAAATTGCCTTTATCGGAAAGGTTCCCATTGTTATGCATGAGCAGCCTACAAACGGGATAGGTTATTTTCAATTGGCTTTTCCTGTAGACGGTTTAAGCGAAGAAGATTATAAATATCTGCCCCTTCTTTCAAGTTGCCTTACAGGAATGGGAACCGAAAACCTTTTATGGAGCGAGGTTTCTTCTAAGCTTGCAAATTTACTTGGAGGCTTTTCGGCAAGTGCCGGCGTTTTTACGGCAAACAAAAATCTTTCTTTATGTAAAAATGCGGATAAGATAAGGCTCTCTGATATAGCCGGAAGGGATTGGCTTTTTATTTCGGGGAAGATACTCGGTGAATTGATTCCTGAAGCTGTCTGCTTTGTTTTGCAGTTTTTAAACGAAATTTCTTTTGACGATAAAAAACGCTTAAACGATTTGGTAACCCAGAGGAAAAACGATTTTGAGAGTCTCCTTGCCCTTGACGGAAACAGCCTCGCTCTTCTTAGGGCCAGTGCACCCCTGTCCGAAAAAAATGCACGGAGGGAGATGCTTTCGGGATTAAGTCAGCTTAAATTTTTGAGGGAGCTTTATTTAAAAGTTAAAGAAGATAATTCTAAAAAAGCCGATTCCGAAAATGCTGATTTAGAATTGAATAAATTATCAAATAAATTAAGTGCCGTATATAAATCGATTATAAAATCAGGTTTGATTATCGAAGTTACCGGTACAAAAGAAAATCTGGCCGCTTTAAAAACAGCCTTTGAAAAAAACTTAAAAGGCTTTAAGGCTCCCGATAAGACTGATAAGATTGTTTTTGAAAATCCATTTAAATTTAGGCCTTCTGAAAAAAAGAGGTTGGAACTTATTCCTGCTTCTCTTCAAGTAGGCTTTGCAGTTTCGGTTTTTAAGGCGGCAGCTTTCGGTTCGAAGAAGCAAGCCTCACAGTTAATCCTGTGTAAATGGCTTTCAAGCGGCCCGATGTGGGAAAAGATAAGAAGCATAGGAGGAGCCTACGGTGCCTTTACCGTTCCTATGTCTTTGGAAGAAATTTTAGCCTTTGTTTCCTACAGGGATCCGAACCCGATAAATTCTCTTTCCGAATTTTTAAACTCAATAGACGAGACATTTACCCAAGACTTTTCGGAAGAGATGATAGAAAAGCTTATTACGGGAAGATACAGCAAGGAGATTATCCCGATGACTCCTGCAGGACGAGGGGCGGCTGCCTTTAGGGATCTTCTTTCGGGTATTTCATATTCCGAAAAAAAAGAAATCGTTGAAAAGATGCTGGAAACAACGGCTGAGGATTTGCGTAATTGTGCAAAAAAATTATCGGTTCAAAGGGATTCCCTTTCTTCCGTAGTCTTGGCTTCCGATTCGGCTCTTGCCCAAAAGGAAACGATAAAAGAACTTTATCCCGATCCCCTTCTTTCGGAGAGGGTTTGA
- a CDS encoding CPBP family intramembrane glutamic endopeptidase — MNNNIKKAFLNFWWLSSILLFLILWKLVQILNPDMSIPDLKKRYLYGIIVIVDLYWVVFCFKINSINVKEYFKFKNPKFLLILKYTLIVFAISAIYYQFNTLILDIKYSFNFFQENMGKISYYDVFRNPNLWKYVLICGMIFAPVAEELFFRYYMYNNLKYKYSSVFIANIISSVIFGFFHISMYGYDLNAVMMISIGGMALAYCYEKTRTIWTPMIMHSLHNGLVSFGQCLTTPFFTILTLIYIILGGSIGIIELIKHLRRRKQNAIQTDTLPHVQE; from the coding sequence ATGAATAACAATATTAAAAAAGCCTTTTTAAATTTTTGGTGGCTTTCAAGCATACTCTTATTTTTAATACTTTGGAAACTTGTGCAAATATTAAATCCTGATATGTCTATACCGGATTTAAAAAAAAGATATTTGTATGGAATAATAGTTATTGTAGATTTGTATTGGGTTGTTTTTTGTTTTAAAATAAACAGTATTAATGTTAAAGAATATTTTAAATTTAAAAATCCTAAGTTTCTTTTAATTTTAAAATATACTTTGATTGTTTTTGCAATAAGTGCAATTTATTATCAGTTTAATACACTTATTCTGGATATAAAATATTCTTTTAATTTTTTCCAAGAAAACATGGGGAAAATATCCTATTACGATGTTTTTAGAAATCCGAATTTGTGGAAGTATGTTCTTATTTGTGGAATGATATTTGCACCTGTAGCGGAAGAATTGTTTTTCAGATATTATATGTATAATAATTTAAAGTATAAATATTCGAGTGTCTTTATAGCTAATATTATTTCAAGTGTAATATTCGGCTTTTTTCATATTAGTATGTATGGATATGATCTTAATGCTGTTATGATGATAAGTATAGGCGGTATGGCTCTTGCATACTGTTATGAAAAAACAAGAACCATTTGGACACCGATGATTATGCATTCCCTTCATAACGGTCTTGTATCTTTTGGACAATGTTTAACTACCCCTTTTTTTACTATATTGACACTTATTTATATAATTTTAGGCGGCAGTATTGGAATAATTGAACTTATCAAACATCTAAGAAGGAGAAAACAAAATGCAATACAAACTGATACCTTACCTCATGTACAAGAATGA
- a CDS encoding CPBP family intramembrane glutamic endopeptidase, whose translation MNKKIMKDLCILFILYILVFFMLSYVGKFLFKNFYNYYYILFVKYNGIFGSLLFLLFIIIFYLFYSKDLKIIFIYKKLNFSFIVKILIYILSTRMIYYIIYFIFDNAFLFNFFKYFNDVLTGKKNITIYDILILEKSLKPRFEPFMLIGSVIFGPIFEEILYRGLMYNKLKEISNAFIGVLISSILFALLHIPKYGFGINTFFLFLVGILLTYCYEKTNNIYIPILVHSISNFFIFLFNYVYFYFLIVIYFIIFIAGIIIAIQEIKKHLKVRKTFNFVQSDFPSQD comes from the coding sequence ATGAATAAAAAAATAATGAAAGATCTATGTATTCTTTTTATATTGTATATTCTTGTTTTTTTTATGCTTTCTTATGTCGGTAAATTCCTTTTTAAAAATTTTTATAATTACTATTATATTTTATTTGTTAAATATAATGGAATTTTTGGTAGTTTATTATTTTTACTGTTTATAATCATTTTCTATTTATTTTATTCAAAAGATTTAAAGATAATATTTATTTATAAAAAATTAAATTTCTCTTTTATTGTAAAAATTTTGATTTATATATTATCAACCAGAATGATCTATTACATAATATACTTTATCTTTGATAATGCTTTTCTTTTTAATTTTTTTAAATATTTTAATGATGTTTTAACGGGTAAAAAAAATATTACTATATATGATATTTTGATTTTAGAAAAATCTCTAAAACCTCGTTTTGAACCTTTTATGCTTATAGGTTCAGTAATTTTTGGTCCTATTTTTGAAGAAATACTATATAGAGGGCTTATGTATAATAAATTAAAAGAAATAAGTAATGCCTTTATTGGTGTACTTATTTCTTCAATACTTTTTGCTCTTTTACACATACCAAAATACGGTTTTGGAATAAATACATTCTTTTTATTTTTAGTAGGAATTTTATTGACTTATTGTTATGAAAAAACCAATAATATTTATATTCCTATTCTTGTTCATTCAATTAGTAATTTTTTTATTTTTTTATTTAATTATGTATATTTTTATTTTTTAATAGTTATTTATTTTATAATTTTTATTGCCGGTATAATAATAGCTATACAAGAAATAAAAAAACACCTAAAAGTGCGAAAAACTTTTAATTTTGTACAATCAGATTTTCCATCTCAAGATTGA